Proteins encoded together in one Plutella xylostella chromosome 17, ilPluXylo3.1, whole genome shotgun sequence window:
- the LOC119691427 gene encoding peptidyl-prolyl cis-trans isomerase F, mitochondrial: MSLASWSPVEDELCAGCGRGLAGCGRPACRRACPACALPPDPCCAHCWSPAPPAAPAAPAAPGEEAELRAELRRLAARRREAVLRALDAATTLKARLEAELAAPDGGDWAAGAGAAARLRARLGEATLQARVDELVRTAAGPLDAAAVRRALAGAAGAGGAAQADPALLLANHCLAGLLVRALRSPPASPAAPPAALPRYYFELAVGGAAAGRVVVEVRADLAPRMARNFGALAGGELGVGYRGCSVFQCWENESVITGDFELNNGRGGRSVFAESYFLPEDTGLAAVRGAVGMRRSQRRRDTLGLVGSQFRIVLREMRGFTAIFGAVVEGLALVERVAAAGDAAGKPTQPVTIAACGRLY, encoded by the coding sequence ATGTCGCTGGCTAGCTGGTCGCCGGTGGAGGACGAGCTGTGCGCGGGCTGCGGGCGCGGGCTGGCGGGCTGCGGGCGCCCGGCCTGCCGCCGCGCCTGCCCCGCCTGCGCGCTGCCGCCCGACCCGTGCTGCGCGCACTGCTggtcccccgcgccccccgcggcccccgcggcccccgcggCGCCCGGCGAGGAGGCCGAGCTGCGCGCCGAGCTGCGGCGgctggcggcgcggcggcgcgagGCCGTGCTGCGCGCGCTGGACGCCGCCACCACGCTCAAGGCGCGGCTGGAGGCGGAGCTGGCGGCGCCCGACGGCGGCGACTGGGCGGCGGgagcgggcgcggcggcgcggctgcgGGCGCGGCTGGGCGAGGCCACGCTGCAGGCGCGCGTGGACGAGCTGGTGCGCACGGCGGCCGGGCCCCTGGACGCGGCGGCGGTGCGGCGCGCGctggcgggggcggcgggcgcgggcggcgcggcgcaggcCGACCCCGCGCTACTGCTGGCCAACCACTGCCTGGCGGGGCTGCTGGTGCGCGCGCTGCGCTCGCCGCCGGCGTCCCCCGCGGCGCCGCCGGCCGCGCTGCCGCGGTACTACTTCGAGCTGGCggtgggcggcgcggcggcggggcgcgtgGTGGTGGAGGTGCGCGCGGACCTGGCCCCGCGCATGGCGCGCAACTTCGGCGCGCTGGCGGGCGGCGAGCTGGGCGTGGGCTACCGCGGCTGCAGCGTGTTCCAGTGCTGGGAGAACGAGAGCGTCATCACGGGCGACTTCGAGCTGAACaacgggcgcggcgggcgctcCGTGTTCGCGGAGAGCTACTTCCTGCCGGAGGACACGGGGCTGGCGGCGGTGCGCGGCGCGGTGGGCATGCGGCGCTCGCAGCGGCGGCGCGACACGCTGGGGCTGGTGGGCTCGCAGTTCCGGATCGTGCTGCGCGAGATGCGCGGCTTCACGGCCATCTTCGGCGCCGTGGTGGAGGGGCTGGCGCTGGTGGAgcgcgtggcggcggcgggcgacgCGGCCGGCAAGCCCACGCAGCCCGTCACCATCGCCGCGTGCGGCCGCCTCTACTag